Genomic window (Bacillus vallismortis):
CAGGTCCGACGTTTACATTGCGTGTGCCGCCGATATATCCGTGGGCCCCGGCTCCAAATCCGAAATATTCCTCGTTGCTCCAATACGTCAGATTGTGCTTTGATTCCATGCCTTGCTTGGCAAAGTTGCTGATTTCATACTGATGAATGCCGTGAGCTTCCATCCGGCCCATCACCATTTCATACATTTCGGCTTCCTGCTCCTGCGGCGGAAGATGAAGCCGCCCTTTTTGCATGAGATTATAAAATACCGTTTTCGGTTCTACAATGAGGGAGTACACCGAATAATGCTCAGCATCCAGCGATAAAGCAGTGTCTAAGGAATGATCCAGATGCTTGAGGGCTTGTCCCGGGAGTCCGAACATTAAATCAAGACTGATATTGTCAAAACCGATTTCCCGCGCCCTTTCAAAAGAGGCAAATACATCTTTTTGTTTGTGCACTCGGCCGATTTTTTCTAACAAGTCGTCTTCGAACGTTTGGACACCGAAGCTGAGGCGATTCACGCCTGCTTCTTTTAATATTTTTAATTTCGCTGCGGACAGGTCGTCCGGATTCGCTTCAACCGCAAATTCCGATAATGCGCTTGAGGGCTTCAGCACTCGGATGATGATGTCCATCAGTTTTTTAAGCTGTTCCTCAGACAGAGAGGTCGGCGTGCCTCCTCCGATAAAGATGGTTTTGAGGTCAGGCTGCCCTGTTTTTGCAATTGTATTTATCATTTCCTGTTCGAGCGCGTTTAAATACTCGTCTACAGGCTGGCTTTGAATAAAATATTTATTGAAATCACAGTAGTGGCAAATGTGCTCACAGAATGGGATATGGATATAGGCTGATTTCAATGAATTCACCTTCTTTACAGAAAGAAGCCGCAGTACAGGACTGCGGCGGCTTCTATTTATTTTTTCGGGCTGTCGTCCATTTTCAGGACCGCCATAAATGCTTCTTGCGGCACTTCAACTGAGCCGACCTGCTTCATTCGGCGTTTTCCTTCTTTTTGTTTTTCAAGAAGCTTCCGTTTTCGCGAGATGTCTCCGCCGTAACACTTAGCCAATACGTTTTTACGCATCGCTTTAATCGTAGAACGCGCTACGATTTTCTGGCCGATCGCCGCTTGAATCGGTACTTCAAAGTGCTGACGCGGAATGAGCTCTTTCAGCTTCTCAACGATCACTTTTCCTCGTTCATACGCGTAATCCCGGTGCACGATAAAGGAAAGGGCGTCGATTTTTTCTCCGTTCAGCATAATGTCCATTTTGACGAGCTGAGACGGTTTGTAGCCGATCAGCTCATAGTCAAAGGACGCGTAGCCTTTTGTGCTTGATTTAAGCTGGTCAAAAAACTCATAGACGATTTCCGCTAAAGGCATATCATAGACAATGCTGACACGGTTTGCGTCTAAATATTGCATATCAATAAAATTGCCTCGTTTTCCTTGGCAAAGTTCCATAACAGCGCCGACAAAATCATTCGGCACCATCATTGTCGCTTTAACATACGGTTCCTCGATCCTTTCGATCTTTTGAGGATCAGGCATGTTGGACGGGTTGTCAACAACAACCTTTTCGCCGTCTGTCATATATACATCGTA
Coding sequences:
- the hemW gene encoding radical SAM family heme chaperone HemW, whose protein sequence is MKSAYIHIPFCEHICHYCDFNKYFIQSQPVDEYLNALEQEMINTIAKTGQPDLKTIFIGGGTPTSLSEEQLKKLMDIIIRVLKPSSALSEFAVEANPDDLSAAKLKILKEAGVNRLSFGVQTFEDDLLEKIGRVHKQKDVFASFERAREIGFDNISLDLMFGLPGQALKHLDHSLDTALSLDAEHYSVYSLIVEPKTVFYNLMQKGRLHLPPQEQEAEMYEMVMGRMEAHGIHQYEISNFAKQGMESKHNLTYWSNEEYFGFGAGAHGYIGGTRNVNVGPVKHYIDLIAEKGFPYRDTHVVTTEEQIEEEMFLGLRKTAGVSKKRFAEKYGRSLDELFPSVLTDLVEKGLMHHSESAVYLTHQGKLLGNEVFGAFLGEL